The DNA window TACCACCAACGGCGCCGCTACCGATGGAACGGTTGCCATTGGCGCCTGCGCCGGTAGCAATCATCAATGGCACCAGTCCAAGGATGAAAGCGAAAGAAGTCATCAGGATGGGCCTTAACCTGGCGTTGGCGCCTTCCAGGGCTGCCTGCAGAATGTCCATGCCCCGCCGGCGCCTTTCCAGTGCAAACTCCACAATGAGAATGGCGTTTTTGGCCAGCAGGCCAATGAGCATAATGAGGGTGATCTGTACGTAGATATTATTGTTGATGCCCAGTATGCCGGTAACGATAAAAGCGCCTGCCAGCCCTATCGGCAGGGTTAGCAGGATAGCAAACGGCAGTATATAACTCTCATATTGAGCACATAAAAGAAAGTATACGAAGATGAGACAAAGCAGAAAGATGAAACCTGTTTGTCCACCGGCGGATATTTCCTGCCTTGACAGCCCCGAGAACTCATACCCATAGCCGGGAGGCAGCACCTGTGCCGCCACTTCACGGATAGCGGTGATAGCGCTGCCCGAACTGTATCCTGGCTTGGGGGTACCGCTGATCGCGATAGAGGTAAAAAGATTAAACCGCGAAATAGTCTGTGGGCCGTAGGTAGGCTGCAGCGTGGCAAAAGCGGTGATAGGCGCCATGGTGCCCGTAGTACTCCGTACATACACGGAGTTCAGGTTTTCGGGCTTGGCACGATAGCTGGGCTCCGCCTGTATCATCACCCTGAACTGCTGCCCGAACTGATTGAAGTTGGACGCATAGATACCACCAAAATAGCCCTGCATCACATTCAGGATCTGATCTACCTGAAACCCCGCATCTTTAGCCTTGGCCACATCCACGTTGAACATATACTGCGGATATCCCGGATCAAAAGGCGTGGAGGCAAACTGTATCTCCGGCCTCGCATTGAGCGCGTTGAGGAAGTCAGTACATACTTTGTTGAACTCTACGATATTGCCGCCGGTTTTATCCTGCAACTGCATAGAAAAACCGCCTACAGACCCAAAGCCCTGGATCGTGGGTGGGGCGAAGAAATTGATTTTGGCTTCGGTAATGCCGGCTGTTTTTTTGAACAGCTCATCGATGATGGCCTGTATGCTGCGTTTACGCTGGTTCCATAGTACCAGCCGCATGCTCACTTTTCCGTAGTTGCTGCCGGAACCGCCGGTGGCGCCCGAACCGGTGATAGCTACTACATTATTGATTTCAGGGATGGTTTTGGCGATATTTTCCAGTTGCCGGTTTACGGCAGCAGTACGTTCGAGCGATGCTGCTGCTGGCAGGGTCACATCGGCGGTGATCACGCCCAGGTCTTCATTAGGGACAAAGGCGGTGGAAGTGGTCTTCAGTAGTATACCCAGCGCCGCAGTGAAAAACAGGAGTATCAGGAGCGGTATCCATTTTTTGTGGGCGAGGAATGCTACAGACGACCGGTACCGGCGTGTCATAGTATCAAACGAAGTGTTGAACGCAGTATAAAAGCGTTGCAGCCAGCTGTGGTGCTGTGTTTTAGCATGTGGCTTCAGAAAGAGGGCGCACAACGCAGGGCTGAGCGTCAGCGCGTTGACAGCAGAAAGGATAATAGCGATGGCTAGTGTGAGACCAAACTGTTTGTAAAACACGCCGGCAGAACCACTGATAAAACTCACCGGCACAAATACGGCCGCCATCACCAGTGTGATGGAGATAATAGCGCCGGATATCTCGTCCATGGCGTCGATACTGGCTTTGCGGGCAGAAGTATAACCCTGGTCTATTTTGGCGTGTACCGCTTCCACTACCACGATGGCATCATCCACTACAATTCCGATAGCCAGTATCAGGGCGAAGAGTGTCAGCAGGTTGATGGTAAATCCAAATAGGTTGAGGAAGAAGAAGGTGCCTACAATAGCCACAGGCACTGCGATGGCGGGAATAAGCGTAGACCGGAGGTCCTGTAAAAATACAAACACCACAAAAAACACCAGAACAAAAGCTTCCACGAGGGTATGCAATACCTTGTCGATAGAGGCATTCAGAAAATCATTGGCGTTGGAGAGCACTACATATTTCACACCGGGCGGGAAGGATTTGGCTGCATTTTTTACCACCGCCAGTGTCTGATTGATGATATCACTGGCATTGGAGCCTGCGGCCTGCATGACGGTGATGGAAACAGCAGGGAGGCCGTTGGTGCGGGTGCCGGTAGCATAACTTTGTGCGCCCAGTTCCAGGCGGGCTACATCTTTCAGCCGCAGTACATGTTCTTTGGTGCCTACCGAGCGGATGATGATATTCCCGAATTCGGTGGTATCCGCCAGTGTGCCTTTGTATTTGATGATATACTGGAAGGATTGTTTGCCCTGTTCGCCAAACTGGCCGGGGGCGGCCTGCAGGTTCTGTTCTGCGAGGGCGGTGGTGATATCTGAGGGCACGAGGCCGTAGGAGGCCATCACGTCGGGCCTCAGCCAGATACGCATGGCATAGTCCATGGTACCGGCAGCGATGGCGTCGCCTACCCCGGAGATACGTTTTATTTCCGGTACCAGGTTGATGTCCGCATAGTTTTGCAGGAAAGTCTGGTCGTAAACCGGATTGTCACTGTAAATAGAAAAAACCAGCAGGTCGCTGGGCTGCCGCTTTCTAACGGTAATGCCTGAACGTACTACTTCCTGTGGGAGCTGGCTGGTAGCACGGCTCACGAGGTTTTGGGTGTTCACGGCATCGATATCCGGATTGGTACCGGTTTTAAACACCACCTGTATGGAGGCGGAGCCGTCGTTGCCGGAGGTGGAGGTCATATAGTCCATGTCCTGCACGCCATTGATCATCTGTTCGAGTGGTGTTACTACACTTTTAAGTACTACATCCGCATTGGCGCCGGTATAGTTGGCAGACACCTGAATTGTTGGCGGTGCTATTTCCGGATATTGTGACACCGGGAGTGCTGCAATACCCAGTATTCCCAGGGTAACGATGATGATGGAGATGACCGTTGACAGAACAGGACGTTTTATAAATCGCTTTAGCATAAATCCTGATTTAAATAATTATTGCCTGTACACACTATCTGCGCTAACACTTCTTGTTTTGATGGGCATACCATCGCGCAGACTGATAGTACCTTCTACCAGTATCTGGTCGCCGGTTTTAAGCCCGTCTTCCACTACGTAGTTGTTGCCCGAAGTGCCGGCATTCACGCTCACCGGAACGGATTTGGCTTTGAGCGTATCATGGGCGGAATGGTCTACTACGTATATAAAGAGTTTACCTTGTACCTGATAGGTGGCGCTTTGTGGTATCAGCAGGGCACTGTCGCGGGTGTAAGGCATCCTGACGATAGCACTGTTGCCACTGCGTAGCAGTCCGCCGGGATTGGAGAAGGTGGCACGCAGGGTGACGGAACCGGTTTGCTGATTCACGAGTCCGCCGATGGTTTCTATATCACCCGACTGCGCGAAGGTGGCGCCATTAGGGAGTAACAGTTTTACCGGCGGCAATGTCTTCAGTTTTTCCTGTACAGTATTGCCTTTGGCATGAGCAAAAAAGTTGAGCGACTCTTTTTCGTTGATGGAGAAGTAAGCGTAAATTTTTGTGATGTTGGATACGGTGGTGAGTGGCTGTGCGGTGGTGCTGCTCACGAGACTGCCTATTTTAAACGGCACCGCTCCGATGACGCCGTCAGCGGGACTGTAGATGGTGGTGTAGCTGAGGTTCACCCGGGCATTGACCAGATTGGCCTTTGCTTGTGCGAGGGCGGCCTTTTTAGCTTCAAGGGTGTAGCGGGCGGATTCCAGGCCGTATGGACTGATGATATCCTGGTCTACCAGTGGTTTAACCTTGTTGACTTCCATCTGGGCTGCGTTGACATCTGCTTCCGCTATTTTGATATTGGCTTCTGCCGTACGGACATTTTGTTCGTATTGTGGTGCATTGATGCGGAAGAGCAGCTGTCCTTTTTTTACTTCAGCGCCTTCGTCTACATACATGTCCTGCATATAGCCGTCTATTTTAGGCCGTATTTCTATGTTTTGTTGTCCCTGGATCGTAGCCGGGAAATCTGTGTTGATAATAGCGGTAATGGGGCGAAGGGTGATGTTGGCATATACTTTTGCCTGATTGTCGCGGCTACGGCCCTTTTTGGAAGGGTTGCCCGAACAGGCGGTCAACAGTAAGGCCAGGCTGAATATCAATGCCGGAGAGTAGTCACGGTGTGATACGTACATATGCATGTATTGAATGAACAGATAGTGATTGGATCGGTATGCCGCGCTACAGGTCTGAAACCATGTTGCTACGACAGGCTAACAGTAAATACACAGCGCAATACAATATGTTCATCATACCGGCAGGAAAGCGGTATGCTGTTTTTTTCTGCAGAAGAGAAAACTAGTGTCTGATGAGCGGAAGCGCTGTTTTATGCGATGGGAGGTGCCCGCAGGGGAAGGAGCAGGAGGCCGGGCATCGGGTAACAGACCACGGTGATGGCGCCGGTCTTTTTTTCACGAGGTGTGGTGTGTAGTGCCGGAACGGCTGCGGCCTCCGGTGGCAGTGCCAGTGGAACTATCTTCTCGGAGAAACACTGCAGTTTACAGCGGTAATACACCGATTTTATTTTGGTATCTACCTGCTGGGAGGTGGTAATGGCCGTTTTTTTGCTGAACCAGGTGGCATAACGCTCTATCGCCCTTCCCTGGAGGGCAAAGAAAATGATGACGATAAACGTTATGTTTAATATGTTGGTCAGCTTGTTGGGCACGGTGTAAAGGTAGCGGAGAAAACTGAAGCAAATCTGAATAGTGATAAATACATTGACAGCCTTGTTATTCCGTGGTTTTTCAATAGTAAATATGAAAATTTCAATCGATTGCGTATTTTGATGAAAGATTCCCTTTTGTTATGAAAAACAGGTGTACACTGATATTGACAGGTATGTTGATGGTAGCTGCTTCCATGGATGCGTTGGCTTCTCGGGCTTGTAAAAGACAACGCTCCGGCTCCGGTACTGTATCTCCCATGGATGCGCAAGTATCTTCTTCATCAATCCGCCCCGAACTCAGGCTGATAGCAGCCACTGTATCTCCTATAAATGCCTGGGCTTCTTCTTCATCAACAAGCCCGGGCCCCCGGCTGATAGCAGCCCCTGTATCTCCTCATATCGCCCGCATCAGCGGCGATACTATCCGGGTGGTGAACGGCATTACCCAGTCTTTCACCGTCGATAGCCCGGAAGACGAGGGACTGGTGCTTATCCGTCCTACAGTGGCTGATCTGCTGGCAGAAGTACAATCGGCCAGCCCTGGAAATATCAGCTACCAGATAAACACAGCCGATGGAGTCTTGAAAACCGCCGGCATTATTACTGCGGGTGACCGCCTCACCGTCACTAACGCCCAGGGGAGTACGATTTACCAGTTGTGGCCGGAAAATAAGGCGCTGACAGGGCAGCTGCAGTTACTACAACCTGCAATCAGCGCAGGAACCAGCAAAGACCTGATCCTTCAATACACCGCCGGACAAAGAACACCGGATGCTACCATCATGATTTATTTTCCCGCCGGTATCCGGATAACACCGGATAATACAACTGTCAACGTGATCGGCAGGGGAGATGTGTTGCTGAAGGACCTGGACAAGCAATCCATTGGACGCACCGGCACCCGCTATTCCTATTCCAAAGTAGGAAGCGTGGATATTCAGTCTGCGGCCGACGGAGGCAGTGTTGTCATCTTCCGTCACCTGGATCTGCGCCCGGCCAACGGCCCCGATCTGGTTCTGAAAGTCCGTAATGTAGTTCTGACAGCAACAGGGCAGTATCCCTTTAAAGCTATGTATACAACAGCAGCACCTGCTGTGCTGACCAGCTCCGGCGCCGGCACAGAAACAACCCTGCTGAATGTAGTGTCTGGCATCGCTGACTTTGAACGGATCATTGTAAACGATAAACCTTTTCATGCTCTGGAAAAGGCTACCCAGGCCCGGTTCCGCTGGACCTCCACTGCTGGTAACGTACAGTTGCTGCAATCATCGGACAGCGGTAAAACCTGGATACGGGCCAATGCCCGTATAGATGCCGCCAGCGGCACTGCCATCGTAACAGGACTGCAGCCCAACAAATTGTACCAGTTCAGGCTTTCCACCAAAGAAGGTTTTTCCAATATTGCTGCCTGTTACAGCGGCAAGCTGGATGTACAATATTTTGGTATCCATGGTGATGAGGAAACAGACCATACTGACCGGATCAACGCTGCCATCCGTTATCTGCACGATATCGGCGGTGGTACCTTATTCTTTGGCAAAGGCATCTACAACGTACGCACAGTACACCTGCAAAGTAACGTGTACCTGTATGTGGACAAAGGCGCTGTTGTCCGCGCCATTAAAGGGGCTGATGCACCGGAAGCCACCTGGTTTTCTGATAAGGCCTACCGTGCCGGCCTTTCACCAACAGATCCGGGGCCTTATCTCGATCCCGAAAACTATCTCACCAAACAGGATGTAGGGCATCATTATTTTCATAATGCGATGTTCTTCGGGGAAAGGCTGGACAACATCAGGATCATCGGTAATGGCCTCATCACCGGCAATGGTAATCTGGTGACCAGCGACAAGGTCATGAACAATCCGCCCGATAAACGCGCCGATAAAATGTTTTCACTGAAGTTGTGTACCAATGTGGAAATCGGCGGTATCGCCCGTGATAATGATCTGTGGTATGATCCGGAAAAAGATGCACCCTACTACGCCGGTAAAAACGGATCGAAAATAACAGATGATAGTAATATGCTGCAGATAGATCGTGCCGGCCACTTCGTACTGCTGGCCACCGGTACAGACACCATCTTTGTGCACGATACCTACTTCGGCAAAAACAATCAGAGCAATGTCCGCGATATCTACGACTTTATGGCCTGTAACCAGGTGACGGTCCGTAATATCTATTCCAGGGTCAGTTCCGATGATATCATCAAACCGGGATCTGATTGTGCACTGGGTTTTACACGTCCTGCACGCCATTATCGCGTGCGTAATGTGATTGGTGATACCAACTGCAACCTGTTTCAGATTGGTTCAGAAACGGCCGACGATATCATGGATGTCTGTGTGGACAATATCTATGTGCTGGGCGCCAACAAAGCGGGTTTCTCCATCTCCACCAATGATGGTGCACATGTAAAGGATATCCATCTCAACTGTGGTCATACCGGTCCGGTAAATCAACGTTCCAAAATGTTCCGTACTACTGCTCCTTTCTTTATCTCCATCTCCAACAGAGGACGTATCATCGGAGCTACAGTAGGTAAATACACGTTTACAGAAGAAGGCCATAAAAGAACAGAGCTGCTGGTGCAGAATGTGAACATCGGTCAGGTAGAAAACATTCTGATCAATGGTATTGATATCGCGGAAGTGTACAGTG is part of the Chitinophaga flava genome and encodes:
- a CDS encoding efflux RND transporter permease subunit, which codes for MLKRFIKRPVLSTVISIIIVTLGILGIAALPVSQYPEIAPPTIQVSANYTGANADVVLKSVVTPLEQMINGVQDMDYMTSTSGNDGSASIQVVFKTGTNPDIDAVNTQNLVSRATSQLPQEVVRSGITVRKRQPSDLLVFSIYSDNPVYDQTFLQNYADINLVPEIKRISGVGDAIAAGTMDYAMRIWLRPDVMASYGLVPSDITTALAEQNLQAAPGQFGEQGKQSFQYIIKYKGTLADTTEFGNIIIRSVGTKEHVLRLKDVARLELGAQSYATGTRTNGLPAVSITVMQAAGSNASDIINQTLAVVKNAAKSFPPGVKYVVLSNANDFLNASIDKVLHTLVEAFVLVFFVVFVFLQDLRSTLIPAIAVPVAIVGTFFFLNLFGFTINLLTLFALILAIGIVVDDAIVVVEAVHAKIDQGYTSARKASIDAMDEISGAIISITLVMAAVFVPVSFISGSAGVFYKQFGLTLAIAIILSAVNALTLSPALCALFLKPHAKTQHHSWLQRFYTAFNTSFDTMTRRYRSSVAFLAHKKWIPLLILLFFTAALGILLKTTSTAFVPNEDLGVITADVTLPAAASLERTAAVNRQLENIAKTIPEINNVVAITGSGATGGSGSNYGKVSMRLVLWNQRKRSIQAIIDELFKKTAGITEAKINFFAPPTIQGFGSVGGFSMQLQDKTGGNIVEFNKVCTDFLNALNARPEIQFASTPFDPGYPQYMFNVDVAKAKDAGFQVDQILNVMQGYFGGIYASNFNQFGQQFRVMIQAEPSYRAKPENLNSVYVRSTTGTMAPITAFATLQPTYGPQTISRFNLFTSIAISGTPKPGYSSGSAITAIREVAAQVLPPGYGYEFSGLSRQEISAGGQTGFIFLLCLIFVYFLLCAQYESYILPFAILLTLPIGLAGAFIVTGILGINNNIYVQITLIMLIGLLAKNAILIVEFALERRRRGMDILQAALEGANARLRPILMTSFAFILGLVPLMIATGAGANGNRSIGSGAVGGMLIGTIFGVFITPILFILFQTLQEKVSGPPKADDDDDDE
- a CDS encoding efflux RND transporter periplasmic adaptor subunit; amino-acid sequence: MYVSHRDYSPALIFSLALLLTACSGNPSKKGRSRDNQAKVYANITLRPITAIINTDFPATIQGQQNIEIRPKIDGYMQDMYVDEGAEVKKGQLLFRINAPQYEQNVRTAEANIKIAEADVNAAQMEVNKVKPLVDQDIISPYGLESARYTLEAKKAALAQAKANLVNARVNLSYTTIYSPADGVIGAVPFKIGSLVSSTTAQPLTTVSNITKIYAYFSINEKESLNFFAHAKGNTVQEKLKTLPPVKLLLPNGATFAQSGDIETIGGLVNQQTGSVTLRATFSNPGGLLRSGNSAIVRMPYTRDSALLIPQSATYQVQGKLFIYVVDHSAHDTLKAKSVPVSVNAGTSGNNYVVEDGLKTGDQILVEGTISLRDGMPIKTRSVSADSVYRQ
- a CDS encoding endopygalactorunase, yielding MKNRCTLILTGMLMVAASMDALASRACKRQRSGSGTVSPMDAQVSSSSIRPELRLIAATVSPINAWASSSSTSPGPRLIAAPVSPHIARISGDTIRVVNGITQSFTVDSPEDEGLVLIRPTVADLLAEVQSASPGNISYQINTADGVLKTAGIITAGDRLTVTNAQGSTIYQLWPENKALTGQLQLLQPAISAGTSKDLILQYTAGQRTPDATIMIYFPAGIRITPDNTTVNVIGRGDVLLKDLDKQSIGRTGTRYSYSKVGSVDIQSAADGGSVVIFRHLDLRPANGPDLVLKVRNVVLTATGQYPFKAMYTTAAPAVLTSSGAGTETTLLNVVSGIADFERIIVNDKPFHALEKATQARFRWTSTAGNVQLLQSSDSGKTWIRANARIDAASGTAIVTGLQPNKLYQFRLSTKEGFSNIAACYSGKLDVQYFGIHGDEETDHTDRINAAIRYLHDIGGGTLFFGKGIYNVRTVHLQSNVYLYVDKGAVVRAIKGADAPEATWFSDKAYRAGLSPTDPGPYLDPENYLTKQDVGHHYFHNAMFFGERLDNIRIIGNGLITGNGNLVTSDKVMNNPPDKRADKMFSLKLCTNVEIGGIARDNDLWYDPEKDAPYYAGKNGSKITDDSNMLQIDRAGHFVLLATGTDTIFVHDTYFGKNNQSNVRDIYDFMACNQVTVRNIYSRVSSDDIIKPGSDCALGFTRPARHYRVRNVIGDTNCNLFQIGSETADDIMDVCVDNIYVLGANKAGFSISTNDGAHVKDIHLNCGHTGPVNQRSKMFRTTAPFFISISNRGRIIGATVGKYTFTEEGHKRTELLVQNVNIGQVENILINGIDIAEVYSGSSFGGDVRWKPFDGSQKRATSIIAGYQLPEPAAVEGGLNFALPDGRHTGYIRNVIFQDVHITDKGGNPLSDTSQRPPELGVGQYNVGNLKVQPAYGLWARHVEGLSIQESSFRYEKRDSRFVLYFDDVKSAGISNIKVVKAADALSIIGQNRSFGIQLKNIVCYQDEWGKSPAMGAVSSR